Proteins encoded together in one Bombyx mori chromosome 24, ASM3026992v2 window:
- the LOC110384990 gene encoding uncharacterized protein LOC110384990 isoform X1, with the protein MDEKEMQRFIAELNSRDPSSWSATNPHFAQPNVYKDLGRRFVPQYPYTENQEEEDVNYLTPELATPELLLALAKQASLWTNPDLNNAYIQPRHIQKNILRSGNYWDGFWKEDMDPKTLLRSNDKLKMVNKEEEIADDLTPQLASPEIVLALAKQAAILEASKPVNPSEDIVQKNILRSGNYWNDFWKEDVNDATNILRSNKKINLKTIKIKITPEDDEYEAIMKLKKISPYLIYAVNNKKTY; encoded by the exons ATGGATGAg AAAGAAATGCAACGGTTCATTGCTGAACTGAACTCTCGAGATCCTTCGTCGTGGTCAGCCACCAATCCACATTTTGCGCAGCCCAACGTGTATAAAGATTTGGGGAGAAGATTCGTACCGCAATATCCTTATACGGAG AATCAAGAAGAAGAGGATGTCAATTATCTAACACCAGAATTG GCGACCCCGGAACTTCTGCTGGCATTAGCAAAGCAAGCCTCGCTTTGGACAAATCCCGACTTGAACAACGCTTATATTCAGCCAAGACACATTCAGAAGAACATATTGAGAAGCGGT AATTATTGGGATGGTTTCTGGAAAGAAGATATGGATCCCAAGACTCTGTTAAGATCAAATGATAAACTCAAAATG GTAAATAAAGAAGAGGAAATTGCTGATGATTTGACCCCACAATTG GCATCGCCAGAAATTGTCCTAGCGTTAGCCAAACAAGCAGCAATTCTAGAAGCATCTAAACCTGTAAATCCTAGCGAAGATATCGTTCAGAAAAACATTTTAAGGAGTGGG AATTATTGGAACGATTTTTGGAAAGAAGACGTTAATGATGCTACGAACATTTTGCgatccaacaaaaaaatcaacctg AAAACCATTAAGATTAAAATCACGCCAGAAGATGACGAGTACGAGGCTATAATGAAATTGAAGAAAATATCACCGTATTTAATTTACgcggtaaacaataaaaaaacatactaa
- the LOC110384990 gene encoding uncharacterized protein LOC110384990 isoform X2 — translation MDEKEMQRFIAELNSRDPSSWSATNPHFAQPNVYKDLGRRFVPQYPYTEATPELLLALAKQASLWTNPDLNNAYIQPRHIQKNILRSGNYWDGFWKEDMDPKTLLRSNDKLKMVNKEEEIADDLTPQLASPEIVLALAKQAAILEASKPVNPSEDIVQKNILRSGNYWNDFWKEDVNDATNILRSNKKINLKTIKIKITPEDDEYEAIMKLKKISPYLIYAVNNKKTY, via the exons ATGGATGAg AAAGAAATGCAACGGTTCATTGCTGAACTGAACTCTCGAGATCCTTCGTCGTGGTCAGCCACCAATCCACATTTTGCGCAGCCCAACGTGTATAAAGATTTGGGGAGAAGATTCGTACCGCAATATCCTTATACGGAG GCGACCCCGGAACTTCTGCTGGCATTAGCAAAGCAAGCCTCGCTTTGGACAAATCCCGACTTGAACAACGCTTATATTCAGCCAAGACACATTCAGAAGAACATATTGAGAAGCGGT AATTATTGGGATGGTTTCTGGAAAGAAGATATGGATCCCAAGACTCTGTTAAGATCAAATGATAAACTCAAAATG GTAAATAAAGAAGAGGAAATTGCTGATGATTTGACCCCACAATTG GCATCGCCAGAAATTGTCCTAGCGTTAGCCAAACAAGCAGCAATTCTAGAAGCATCTAAACCTGTAAATCCTAGCGAAGATATCGTTCAGAAAAACATTTTAAGGAGTGGG AATTATTGGAACGATTTTTGGAAAGAAGACGTTAATGATGCTACGAACATTTTGCgatccaacaaaaaaatcaacctg AAAACCATTAAGATTAAAATCACGCCAGAAGATGACGAGTACGAGGCTATAATGAAATTGAAGAAAATATCACCGTATTTAATTTACgcggtaaacaataaaaaaacatactaa